Proteins from a genomic interval of Trueperaceae bacterium:
- a CDS encoding FAD-dependent oxidoreductase — protein sequence AAETERVPYAVPEGTFLAEAMRDLTPAADGAVSAWDLHAAAKAALEAEPGLHLLQASVDALVPPAPDGAPDATWTLVTWEGVAHRAAAVGLCVGTFLRACWTSGDATEVAGRPGEMAYDDLADDLAAHGVRFVRDVVEGGGADRPAWRVTFDRFAPDACDGPRLVGFPAAYAAGRCVHGRLPYLDAARDGARLADAVARDGVAVGGAPPSG from the coding sequence CGCCGCGGAGACCGAACGCGTCCCGTACGCCGTGCCGGAGGGGACGTTCCTGGCCGAAGCGATGCGCGACCTGACGCCCGCGGCCGACGGAGCGGTCTCGGCGTGGGATCTGCACGCCGCGGCGAAGGCGGCGCTCGAAGCGGAACCGGGCCTGCACCTGCTGCAGGCCAGCGTCGACGCGCTCGTGCCGCCCGCGCCGGACGGCGCGCCCGACGCGACCTGGACCCTCGTGACGTGGGAGGGGGTGGCGCATCGCGCGGCCGCCGTCGGACTGTGCGTCGGGACGTTCCTGCGGGCCTGCTGGACGTCGGGGGACGCGACCGAGGTCGCCGGCCGGCCGGGGGAGATGGCGTACGACGACCTGGCGGACGACCTCGCGGCGCACGGCGTCCGCTTCGTGCGCGACGTCGTCGAGGGGGGTGGCGCCGACCGGCCCGCCTGGCGGGTGACGTTCGACCGGTTCGCGCCCGACGCCTGCGACGGCCCCCGCCTCGTGGGGTTCCCCGCGGCGTACGCCGCGGGGCGGTGCGTGCACGGTCGGTTGCCCTACCTGGACGCCGCCCGCGACGGCGCGCGCCTCGCCGACGCGGTCGCGCGCGACGGGGTGGCCGTCGGCGGGGCGCCCCCCTCCGGCTGA
- a CDS encoding 1,4-dihydroxy-6-naphthoate synthase yields the protein MPDLRLGFSPCPNDAFVFHALVHGLVAPEWTWEVHLEDVETLNGMAERGELDVAKVSYHAFGRIAHDWWMLPAGGALGRGVGPLVVARDAGASLDGATVATPGGRTTANLLFDLYAPDGARRVEMRYDRILAAVADGEVDAGLIIHESRFTYPRHGLERVVDLGAWWEGVSGALIPLGGIAVRRDLPDATVDAVARAVRASVAAAFDDPDASEAYVAEHAQEMEPDVRRRHVETYVNAYSLDVGDAGRAAVATLLQRAVERGRIPPPPEALFWPSPTP from the coding sequence ATGCCCGACCTCCGCCTGGGGTTCTCCCCCTGCCCCAACGACGCGTTCGTCTTCCACGCCCTCGTGCACGGCCTCGTCGCCCCGGAGTGGACGTGGGAGGTGCACCTCGAGGACGTCGAGACCCTCAACGGCATGGCGGAACGCGGCGAGCTCGACGTCGCCAAGGTCTCCTACCACGCGTTCGGGCGCATCGCCCACGACTGGTGGATGCTGCCGGCCGGCGGGGCGCTCGGGCGCGGCGTCGGCCCGCTCGTCGTCGCCCGCGACGCGGGCGCCTCCCTGGACGGCGCGACGGTCGCGACGCCCGGGGGGCGGACGACCGCCAATCTGCTGTTCGACCTCTACGCACCCGACGGCGCCCGCCGCGTCGAGATGCGCTACGACCGCATCCTGGCCGCCGTCGCCGACGGCGAGGTGGACGCCGGGTTGATCATTCACGAGTCGCGCTTCACGTACCCCCGGCACGGCCTGGAGCGGGTCGTGGACCTGGGGGCCTGGTGGGAGGGCGTCAGCGGCGCCCTGATTCCGTTGGGCGGCATCGCGGTCCGTCGCGACCTACCCGACGCGACGGTGGACGCCGTCGCGCGGGCGGTGCGCGCCAGCGTCGCGGCGGCGTTCGACGATCCCGACGCCAGCGAGGCGTACGTCGCGGAGCACGCGCAGGAGATGGAGCCCGACGTGCGGCGCCGCCACGTCGAGACGTACGTCAACGCCTACAGCCTCGACGTCGGCGACGCCGGCCGGGCAGCGGTCGCGACGCTCCTGCAACGCGCCGTGGAGCGCGGCCGCATCCCGCCGCCCCCCGAGGCGCTGTTCTGGCCGTCACCCACCCCGTGA